A single genomic interval of Cucumis sativus cultivar 9930 chromosome 5, Cucumber_9930_V3, whole genome shotgun sequence harbors:
- the LOC116403958 gene encoding metalloendoproteinase 5-MMP-like: protein MTFKSLGLLFLVLVTIASHVTSKHNPILSPQRLYGCRKGDNVEGIHNIKKYLQRYGYLSHNTDSHIIELNSNKFDDSLESAIKLYQKWSHLNVSGILDQETLDQMFQPRCGVRDVFKFNSSKNLEDDLEMSSHYALFPGNLKWPDYKRHLTYVFTNNFPINFVPSVTEAMARWAAHSLFTFSEASDAQSADINISFQIKDHADGMPFDGPGGVVGHAFAPIDGRLHLDGDDSWSAGLEEKKVNVMNAALHELGHVLGLAHSTLPQAVMWPYIESNALKNLNDDDIAGLHALYP from the coding sequence ATGACGTTCAAGTCTCTCGGATTGCTCTTCCTTGTTCTTGTCACCATTGCATCTCACGTAACCTCCAAACACAACCCAATTCTATCTCCTCAACGTCTCTATGGATGTCGTAAAGGCGACAACGTAGAAGGAATCcacaacattaaaaaataccTTCAACGTTATGGTTACTTATCACACAACACTGATTCCCATATCATTGAACTCAACAGCAACAAGTTCGACGACTCCCTAGAATCTGCCATTAAATTATATCAGAAATGGTCTCACCTCAACGTAAGTGGGATTCTAGACCAAGAAACATTAGATCAAATGTTCCAACCACGATGTGGCGTACGAGATGTCTTCAAATTTAACTCAAGTAAGAATCTTGAGGATGATCTTGAAATGTCATCTCATTACGCTTTATTTCCAGGCAACCTAAAATGGCCAGATTACAAACGCCACCTAACCTACGTATTTACCAACAATTTCCCAATTAACTTTGTGCCATCAGTGACTGAGGCTATGGCTCGATGGGCAGCCCATTCACTATTCACATTCTCAGAAGCTTCGGATGCCCAAAGTGCTGACATTAATATAAGCTTTCAAATAAAGGATCATGCAGATGGGATGCCTTTTGATGGACCTGGAGGAGTTGTGGGTCATGCTTTTGCACCAATTGATGGAAGATTACACTTAGATGGCGACGATAGTTGGTCGGCAGGGTtggaagagaagaaggttAATGTGATGAATGCGGCACTTCATGAGCTTGGGCATGTTCTTGGTCTTGCCCATAGCACCCTTCCACAAGCTGTCATGTGGCCTTATATTGAATCCAATGCTTTAAAGAACTTGAATGATGATGATATTGCGGGACTTCATGCTTTGTACCCTTAA